The following are encoded in a window of Peromyscus maniculatus bairdii isolate BWxNUB_F1_BW_parent chromosome X, HU_Pman_BW_mat_3.1, whole genome shotgun sequence genomic DNA:
- the Vma21 gene encoding vacuolar ATPase assembly integral membrane protein VMA21 isoform X2, producing MERLDKAALNALQPPEFRNENSLASTLKTLLFFTALMITVPIGLYFTTKSYVFEGALGMSNRDSYFYAAIVAVVAVHVVLALFVYVAWNEGSRQWREGKQD from the exons ATGGAGCGCCTTGATAAAGCGGCGTTGAACGCACTGCAGCCCCCAGAGTTCAG AAATGAAAACTCTTTAGCTTCAACCCTCAAGACACTCCTGTTCTTCACAGCTTTAATGATAACAGTTCCTATCGGGTTGTATTTTACAACTAAATCCTATGTATTTGAAG gTGCCCTCGGAATGTCCAATAGAGACAGCTACTTTTATGCTGcaattgttgctgttgttgctgttcatGTGGTTCTGGCCCTGTTTGTCTATGTGGCCTGGAATGAAGGCTCACGACAGTGGCGTGAAGGCAAACAGGATTAA
- the Vma21 gene encoding vacuolar ATPase assembly integral membrane protein VMA21 isoform X1, giving the protein MLRGKSRLNVGWLGYSPGLLLEKDTLAEARTPRSTRGNENSLASTLKTLLFFTALMITVPIGLYFTTKSYVFEGALGMSNRDSYFYAAIVAVVAVHVVLALFVYVAWNEGSRQWREGKQD; this is encoded by the exons ATGCTACGCGGAAAGTCCCGGCTCAACGTAGGGTGGCTAGGCTACTCGCCCGGCCTGCTCCTGGAGAAAGACACGCTCGCGGAGGCACGGACACCAAGGAGCACTCGCGG AAATGAAAACTCTTTAGCTTCAACCCTCAAGACACTCCTGTTCTTCACAGCTTTAATGATAACAGTTCCTATCGGGTTGTATTTTACAACTAAATCCTATGTATTTGAAG gTGCCCTCGGAATGTCCAATAGAGACAGCTACTTTTATGCTGcaattgttgctgttgttgctgttcatGTGGTTCTGGCCCTGTTTGTCTATGTGGCCTGGAATGAAGGCTCACGACAGTGGCGTGAAGGCAAACAGGATTAA